The Verrucomicrobium spinosum DSM 4136 = JCM 18804 DNA segment ATCCTGTCCTTCAGCGGCACCCCTTCGAATGTCCAGAAGAACCCCTGTTCTGTCAGCGGGCACTAATATCCGGCCACCGATGGGCACATTGAGTGTACCACCCAATTTGGCGCAAGTGAACATTACCCTTTTAAACCCATCTCACAACTCGTTGACAGAGAAGTGTTTAAAAGGGTAATGTTCAAATGGCCAGCGCGAGTTATGTAGATTTGCCTGGCCGGTCTATTCCGCCCATCGGTGGCCGGTTTTGAAGTGCCCGGTGACACCTGTTCTTCCAACTTCAACAAAGTGCGGTCCCCCGCCAAGTTGACCTGCTCCTTTGAAGTGTTGAAGTCGCCGACTACCACAATCGGTTCACCCGCTTTGCATTGGTCTTTAATGTGCCCTAGAAGCTGCTCTACGGCGTCTTCCCTCTTGGATGTGTTCTTGATCGGATCCCCCAGGTTGCTCTTCAGATGGAGCCCGTAGACGTGAAGAGGACGACCTTCCACGATCAGCTTCGCATACGCATATCCTCGCGGCGCGTTGGCCCATCCTCTCTTCCAAGATTCAGCCCACGCACCATCAGCAGCAAATCGGGACATGATCGCAATTTGTTGAAGACCGACTGCACCACCCACCTCGTCTTTGAACCGGCTCACGACATGAACTTGGAAACCTGGCATTAGCTTTGCCAACTTCTCAGCCGAGTCTTGATCCCGAACCTCCTGCAGAACCAGAACATCGGCTCGAAACTGTGGCATGACGGCCGCAACCTCTAGAAAGTGCCGATCCTTCTCATCTTGGGTAGCGTTGGGCCTCTCACCAGGAAACCACTTCAGATTCCAAGTGACCAGCCTGACCACCTCTGAGGCATAGCCAGGTGTGGAAATGGCCACAAGCAGCCCGAGGAAGATCAACCGCCACATATTTTGCATGCAATACCGGCCGTTGGTCCACAAGAGCTACCGCGCCCATAGTAGCGACAATTTGAGTTGTGGCGTTTCCCAGTAGAACTGATGGTCCATCTTGAGGTGGATTGAGTCTCCACAGGAGAAGTCCCTGTTTCGGAACTGGAAGACAGCCGTTGCATTCCAGATGCCGATGTCGTGGCACTCGAGGTCGACGTAGCGGTCCCAGAGAATTGCGATGCCGGGTTGTCGGCAATGACTGGTGCCGGTTTGGGGTATTTGAGATTGAACTCGATCCTGTCGGCTTCTGACAACAAAGCAGGTGAAATCGAAATCACCCCACTTCCGTGGATCACCTTCAGTTGGCCATTGGCATCCCAGTTGATCGCGACAGCAGGAAACACCCTTCCATCAACAAGGTGCAGATCCTTAGCACCCAGACAGGTGCAGAATGCCAGCAGCATGAGCGAACCGAGGAGTGTATTCATGGATTTCAACATTGAGGGTGACTCCTTGGTCAGAAAGAAAGTGAGGGCGGCACCAAAGCAATACTCAGCCGACGGTAAAACTGGGTTGGCGCCTCAGTCTTGCAACGCAGTCTGCCGAACTGCTTTTCACCCACCATCCCCGCCTCCGATTGAAGCCATGCCCTTGCCTCCTGCACTTCGGGCATGTCAGCACTAATGCCCACAACATGCTGGTAGAAATTCTTGGCAAGCTCGTCGATCTTTCCCGGAGCTGACATGACGAGTTCCGCATCTATGCGCTGAACCTTCTGTTGGGACGATGATCTAAAGGTCACGCTGTACTCGCGGTCTGCCTGAGTGCTGCGAGCCATCCAATAGTTGCCCCCGCCCTCCGCAACCGCAATCGAACGAACAAACCCCCTCTTTTCCAGTTCCAGCGTGCTGTAAACTTTGCTGACGTCGGGCCCCACATCTGCTTGCTCCGTCACAGGGAAAGTTGGAGGACGGAGAGGATCTAGCCCTGTCGGCTCAACTCTTTGTACTGCTGGTTCATGTCGCGGCAAAAACGCACCCGCCGATGATGCTACCGACGGATTTGACTGCGTCTTCTCTGGGGCACACTTCCCCACCACAATCCCGATGAAGAGTAACAGGAGGACTGAACAGCCACCCGCCGAACCCTTGCGCGAACGAGATCTACGCGTGAATCCAAAAATTCGAAATGGGTTCTGTGATCGTCTAGCCACGTGACATTCAATGAGCTTCCAACTCCCTTATCGACCTCAGCCACCGCAGATTTTACATGCAACGCCGTCACCTGGACCACATGAACGGCCTGATCCATAGTAGCGGCATCCCGAGTTGTGACGTTTCCCTGTAGAGCTGATGGTCCATCTCGATGCAGCTGGTGCCTCTGATGAAGAAGCTCCTGAGCCGGATCCGGGCGACAGGCTCCGTATTCCCGTTGCCGGCGAAGGGGTGTACGCAGGGGTCCTAGCAGGAGTGGAGACAGCAAGAGCACCTCTGCGAAGCTGTTCGTTCTCCTGCTGCAACTGGCTCACCTTGGCCTCCAGTTCCACTATCCGCTGAAGAAGGGCCGCCGAATCAGGTTTACTGGTCTCTGAGAGCTTCGCCCTGGTATCTGCGGTTAGCTTTTGCAGATCCAGCCGGAGAACCCCAAAATCGCTCATCACGGTCACTTCAGAGGCCGTCACCGACATCACCCTTCCCTTGATCTTGCTTCCGTCGTTGAGGAGCAGATCCATAGTCTCCTGGCCAGCGAACCCCGGAAATGCCAGGAGAACTAAGACCAAGAGGTGGAACAGGTAGGGTTTCATTGCAGAATTCAGTTTGAACCCTGCATTTTGGCATGTGGCACCCTAGAAACAAGTGCCTATTTTTTCCAAATACTCATTATGCCACCCTCAACTCTCCACCCTTTCCATCTCCAAAGTTGCGGAATTGGAACCTCGGCAGCCCCCTACAGAGGATCGGCACGGTTTGGACACTCCTCTTTTCTATTGATTGCTCTCCTGCTCCTTTCGGCTTTGCCCGGAGCAACAGCAGCTTCAGAGGAACTCGGCATGACAGATCGCGCAAGAACTGAAACAGCACCGGCGCTTGAGCTCAACAAACTCATCACCTCTCATCCCACGGACAAACTTTTCATAGTTGCCGCCATGTCTCAATTAAACTCGAACGTCGCCGAACGGTACAAATGTTTTTACAACGCATAACTCAAGATGCTTGTCCTGATACAGAGAACGAGCATGAAAACAATGCACGATGTTTTTGTATGGAGAATTTGGCGCAACATTCTCCCCAAACAGTTCGCCACCCACTTGCCCTATGGCGATTCCTCAATCAAAACCACGCCATCCCCATTTAAGAACGCCGTTCAAGCCTTCGACAAAGCTTACCCCAACCCTTCAGGTCTTCTGAAGTGGCCCTAGGCGGCAATCCAACTTGTTCATCACGGGCTGCACACGCCCCAACCCGTCCTGTTTCAAAACCAATGACGTCGTCCTCGTAGGCGTCATATCTTTTGAAACCTCGACGTCAATGATGCCAACGAGATCATAATGCTCTGGGCATCACGCTTACGCGAAACCCGATAGTTGCAGGATTGCGTCGAAATTTGCAGAGAGTGCTGGTTAGAACTCACTCAGGAAACACCACACCATCGACCATTGAATAGATGTTGTACGAAAGTTGCGACACACCATTGTCAGTTGACACCCACGACTTAATCAACCAACCTCTGATTTTTGAGTTCTGTATATCGGCGATTTCTAGAATCTCCCCAACATCATAATTACCAGGCTTTAGTTCCATCTTAACTGTGCCGGTTGGATCAAAGCTAGACAATCCTGCGAAAATTTTGCATTCTGTTTGCCTCGACATTTCCAGCATGAGTTCAGATAACGCATACGATTTTGACACTTTGACGTGAACTTTCGATGCCATTAGCAAATCGTCACATCGCGATCCTTTTCGCACAATCCAAACTCGATTTTTACGCAACAGGGCCACCAATCCTTTCTCGCCAAGTGAACTGTTGATTTTTTTTACCAATTCTTCATGACTGGCCCGTCCGCCTTCTAAGATTGACGCGAGCGCATGTTCGTCGATTAGCATTCCGTAATTCTTCCTAGAAGTTTCTTCAACATTTGGATACTCCAAATGAATCACAAGAGGAACTCCCATTTTTCGCAGTGCACTTGCCAGCACATCCAAACCCACATCTGCGGCACCAACCTGCCACCTCAGGCTAAAGCAAATTGCAACAGCCAATGGCAGAATAAAAGCTGACAAACTACGATAGCTTCCAAGGTTAGACATAGACTACAAGTAGTTTGAGTTGGCTATCCGTTACTCGCAGAGCAGTTTGCAGAGTCGAGGTCCCACGTCCCAGCTGTTTTCTTGACAACAAGGACCGCTGTGCGCTTTGGAGTATCGGTCGACAGTTCAAATTTGTTTCCGTTTCCATCATCAAGGGCATACGTGTGCTCTGTACTTGATAACGTTATGTGCCCGGTGGAACCATCTGGAGCAGCAGCAGCGACGACATCAATGGACATCCGGCCAATGATGTCAATACAGATAAAGTCCCCCTTTGCCACCCCCCCAGAATTTACATCAGGATATACCTCCATTAGTTGCCACTTGGGAATGCTGCCCGTCTGAGATCCTTGCACTGTATAATCGGCAGAACCCGCTCGTTTCAGTATTATCGCACTTTGCGAAACTTTGGCGGTCTCGTGCAGCTTGAAGTTATCCATGTCATCATCTGTTAAACATAAATTTTCCCCTTCTGTATCCCAGATGTTCATGGTAAACAACATTCCCTGCACAGGCGTACCGGTGCTAGGCCTAGTCCCATATTCATGATTAACAGGATTGATATCGTCTGATTTGTCGGGTTTTTGTATTTTGAACTCAACAACAAATGGATCTGAGTCCATCTCTTTAGATTCACAACTGCGTTTCCACTTTTGACGCTTTACTACATTGGCTGCGAGTCGCCCATCAGTCGCACGTGACAAGTTCCCCTCCTCACCATCAAATTCCGATCCCTCCTGAAATACAAGTTCGGTTCCATCACCTTCTTGCACGTCCCAATGATAGTATTCTTCGCCGTCCTTCACCCAGTCGTCTCCTTCTGGAAGATGAGGAGCGCCACCCGTCGCCTTGAAATTGACCACCTGCCCCGTCGTGCCCTTCAAGACGACGCCGCGACCAGTATCACAAAAATAGTCTGGGGTAACAACATCCACAGAGGGTGCCGCACCATCATCTGCGACCACCACACTGGATAAAAGACCGCACAACATTAAAGCCATTATTGCAGGTGAACATCTCATAAGTGGAAAAAGATCTCTGGCAAATTCACTTTTTGACCGCCTCCGCTTCAACTGCAACTAGCAATTGAGCAAACATTCGCGATTCGCGGAATCCGAGGAGTCGCTTCGATGCCGTATCGTATATGGAACGCGCCATTCCGTCGCTTCCAAAATTGACCTCGTACAAAGCCCCCGTCTGACTGTGCTGCATCAAACTCCATGTTAACTTTCCGTTTAGGAGACGGCTTATCTGCTTAGATCCTGAATACTTGAATTCACGGATCGCACCGCTTCTAAGCACATGTCGAGAAAGTTGTCCGCGACTCAAATAGGTCATAACCTCGGCGCTTCCATCAGGGTATTCACATCTCACCACATCACCACGGTCATCGAATATTTCGCGCTTCAGACCACTTGCCAAATGTGTAATTCGCTCGTGCAATAACGGTGAAGCTCCTTCATAAACGTAGTCGGTTCGCGTTTCGTTCTTTTCAGTCTTCTCTACCAAACGACCAAGAGAGTCGTACTTCAGGACTTGCAGTATACTGGAGCCCCCCGCATCCCGCTTAGTGACAACTCTGCTCAGTCCAGCACCATATTGCGTAGTTTCGAGAGCATCTGCAATTCTCTCCCTAATTGTTCGCCCCTGATTGTCAAAGCTTGCTAGCGCAAGAAGTCTCGGCTCTGTTGAACCCTTTTCAATTGTTTCTATCTTTCGGGCCTTCCCATAACCCATCCCGGGTGTTAACATAAAATAAGTTCTCTTCACCGATCCATCTGGCAACCCATGTTCCCAGATGCCGGTCTTCTCATCATAGGAGTAGCTCTCACGCTTCCCGTCACGGTCAGTGGCGACTATCTTCGCCCTCGCTCCGGCCGCAACGCCCTCAGGGATCTCGACGTTGTACGTGCGATTCCCATCAGATGCTATCGCTCCGCTTCCGACGTTCCATTTGAATGTTTCGTCATGCTGCTTTCCCTTGCCAAGCTGTTCCTCCAGGCTCATCGCCTGCAGCAAACCATCCTCATCAGGCCGGTAGCCAATCTTGCCTTGGTAGTCCTGATTGTCCTTGATTGACCCGACACTGGGAAGCATGCGAACGGGCAGCGCCTTCCCCAGAGCTTTCGCCATCACAGGAAACTCCGTGTACCCGAACTCCGTCCAGTACTTGTTGGGCACAAGTTCAAACCTCTCCAAGTGCCCGGTCGGACCGTATCGGGCCGTGAGCAGATCCCCCTTCTTTTTCGAGCTGATCTTGCCCACTCTGGTTCCATCGTAGGCCCACCTCAATTCGTCACCCTTGGGAGTCGTTGCCTCCACAATCCGGCCTTTGTGGTACCGAAACTTCCAGCCTTCCTTCTTGTCCACCACTTCAAATGCGTCGCCTGGCAGCAACTTGCCCGCTATGGCGGCATCCAGAGAATCATACGCATCGGGCTTCTTGGGGTCCCTGAACAAGCGATAGACGAAACCGCCCGGCGAATGGACCGTCACCTCAGTTTCGTCACTCTGAGTGACTGTGCTCTCCAAAAGCGGGAACCACCAACCATATCCCAGGCAGCCATCTGACACATAACGTGGCTTGCTGTTGAACAAAAACCGCACCGGCAACTCCGTGGCCTCATCAAGCGTGATCTTCTCGTCACAGAGCCACCACTTGCTGAAGCATCCCTGGCGATCAGCACTCCAGAGAGCATTGTTGAGGTACTTGAACACAGGCGGCACTGCCGCATGCGCCAGTGAAGACACAAACAACCCCAGCAGGACGAGCAAACTCCCTTTCATGCAGACGAAGAGACCAAGCTTTTCAACCAACCGTTACACCTGTTCACCAGCAACCCCTACCAACTTGTTGTAGGTGGATTGGTAGTCGACGAATCACAAGCCGCAGCGGCGGTCCCACCTGTCTCCGAACTGCTGTAACACGCAGAAGAACCTCCATTGTGACGCAGGGCGGCCGCCAGATTGAATGCCTGATGCCCCATCACTAGGAGCCCCGCCAGAAGAACCGCTCTGAATGCTTTTTTCATATTTCAGGAGAATTTGTGGAGATTATCTCCATGGTTACGCAGATGTCCACCAAAAGTTCACCCCATAGTAGTGTTTTCTCTCTCGCGATAGAAAGGAGATCCCTTATGGCCTTCCGGCTAGGTTTGGGCATTGTCATAGCGGTCGATATCCTCATGCGTTTGTTGGACGTGAGGGAGCATTATACAGACGATGGGATCTGGCCACGCAATGCCGCGATGGTAGATTTTGGCAAATACCCTTGGCTTTGGTCGCTTCACTACCTGAACGGCAGCCTCCTCTTCAACACCGGGCTTCTTATTGTCACTGCATTGTCAGGACTCTGGCTTGCCTCTGGAAGATCCAATCGATGGGCCACATTGATAACGTGGGTGCTGGTGTCCTCAGTCCAACATCGGACTCCCGGTCTAAACATGGGTGCGGACACACTTTTGCTTGTATTGCTCTTCTGGAACTTCTTTCTGCCTTCATCGACTCTTACTTCCGATAAGCAATTTTCTGCTCCAACTACCGGCTGGCCCCAGCGAGCACTTCTGCTTCAAGTATGCCTCATGTACTGGTCGACCGCTTTGTTCAAAAGTCATCCTGTATGGCGGTCCGACTATTCTGCCGTTGAGTTCGCATTGGGAATTGAGTCCTTTCAGGCGTATTTGGGTCCCGAAGCCCTGAGATTTCCTAGCCTTTTGAAGGTTCTAACTTGCTCGACGATAGTTTTGGAGGAGTTGGGACCAATTGTCGCACTGTTGGGCAGTAGATTTTGGATCGCCCGTACAGCAGCGGCGATTTCATTCATGGCATTTCATTTGCTCGGCCTGGGTCTCACAATGCGACTTGGCATCTTCCCATGGGTGTGCGCGGTAGCTTGGCTGCCTTTCCTCCCAGCACAGTTTTGGGACAGAGTTGCCCACCATTTTGGCCGTCTGGCCCGCCATCCACAGGTTGACACTTGTAGCCAACAATTGCCACTCCGCCAATGGTACCGCCTGCCGAATCCCCTTGTCATCAGCTGCTTGCTATATGTGTCATGGTGGAATCTCTCCGTCCTCTACACAAAGCCTCTTGCCAAGATCTTCCCCGAGATGCTTCGCACACCAGGACACTGGTTGGGTATTGCCCAAAATTGGCAGTTTTTTGCCCCTCGGCCGGCTACGCGAGACGGATGGTATGTCGCCAAGGCCAAAACTTCCGACGGCAGGGAATTCGACCCTCTCCATGGGGGCGGTCCAGTCACTTGGAACAAGCCAGTTCAGGGAGTTGCCAAGGAATTCAAAAACTCAAGGTGGCACAAGTATCTGCACAGCACTTTTCTAGGGCGACGCCAGTCCCAAGTCGATGAATATGCGAGATACATCACAAGGGAGTGGAACCAGAGTCACACAAGCAAGATCGAATCGCTTGAATTGTACTACATGCTCCAAGATCATTTCCATCCGGAGGATGGAATCCGGCCGATAAAGGTCTATCCCAGCTCTGGACTCAACTCAGAAGGCAAAGCTCTTTTTCAAGGAGACATCCGATGGGAGGCGGAACAGGCAGATCAAAAGCAACCGGTCAAAAAGTAGCACCCTCAACACTCAGAACAGCGGTTAGCCAATTCGGAACATATTGACCTGCCAAGGGACAGGGTTCGATTGTGAACCTCTTGGACGCAATTCCTTGGGGCTCCCAAAAAAGTTTTGCTTCACCTGTCCAGAATGCCCCCAACAACACATGAACCTCACCGTGTTCCTTGAGTTGCTCAAAGACAGTGTTGGAGGGATTGCCAGGATTGATCAACCAGATTCGCCTCGCAGCCACCGGGTTGAACTGCAACTTCTCTTCCGCGACACCAACACCCGAAACTACCGCTATGTCCACATCCTGAATGTTTCGACTATGCTCCTTCCATTGTATGTGAAATCTCGGTGCTAAATTGCTATCCTCAGCAGCGGATCGAAGCTTGTGTCCGTAAAACGCGCCGAGGACTGCTTGATCAGGCTTGGCTACAAAAACGGAAAGCTGCTCACCTCCTTTCCCGATAGTCACGATCCCCTGGCGGAGAGCAAGTTCCAGATGGCCTTTTCCCATACCCCCCAATACCGCCAACACTCCCAGGAGCATCATTCCGGCAACAGCCGAGACCGCGAATAGAATACCAGAAGGCCAGTCGGCAACAACAACACGGGCCACAACGACACAGACGAGCGAGAGGGTTGGCACTATCCAAAGCCACGGTTGATGGGCAGTGTCACTGAAGGATGCGGAAAGACCAAAGCATATCCACACCGCCAATGGAACAGACAACCAGTGTTGAGCTCTTCCCGGAAAGCAAAGGACGATGACGGCGGCCCAAGACAAGACATAGGCTATTCGGATTCCCCATCCAAACTCGACTAGCCAGGTCAAATGACTGCTCACAAGCTGACGGTACTTCTCAAGTCGACCCGTCTCCTGATACCATTGTCTGTACGCATCGCTCGCCCGCCCAGCTCCCCAGCCCTCCGGGGCATCCCACATCATCCTGGGCACCTTTTCATAAATAGCCCATCGATTAACCACTGAACCATCTTGCGCGACAAAACCTGGTTCATAGCGTTTTGAGGCACCTAAATAGCCACTGTAGCCGACCAGAGCCGCAGCGGTGACCACACATGCAATGATTCTGTTCGCGGGCCATCGTCTCACGCAGCAGACGAGGACAATGGTTCCTCCGACCAATGCGACAACCGAACCGCGTGAATAGGTGTGCACCAGACACGCGCCAAGCACGGCATTGGCTGATAACGAGAGCCAGAATCCGTACTTCCACAGATAAGCGGCTATCCACAATGAGATCATGAGAGTTGCAATCAACGCTCCCGTGAAATTGGGGTTTCCAAGGCCCCAGTCCAAACGGCGCACCCCCTCGAAAAAGTAGTCCCTCATTTAGCCTGTGGTTGAGCTTGTCCTGCTTGAGCCGCCGGCAATGCGGCGAATGCTCGTCCATCATCTGCTTTCCGCGTAGCTTCTTCCAATGTCATCCCCCACGCTTTAGCAATTCCCTCCGTTGGCAGGGGCACACGCTGTTCCTTGGGCACCCACCAGTTGTCTGCGTCACTGGCAGGACTGATTTCATGATTGATCAGGTCCCCAAAGTATGCCGGTGCTGCCATGTTTTTTGCAAACAGTACCGCAGGCGGAATCTTGGGATGCCGATCCTTGGCACGCTGCTCGACACTTGTTCGCCGGAGGCTCAACGCATAGTCAAAGAACGCCACCGAAAGCTCTTCAATGTCGCGTCGAGACGCATGACCAAGGCTTGGCCCAGCCTTGAAGATCATCGGGAGTTTGGCTTGAAGGCCACGTTGGTAGAAGTCGAAGCTGTCACGAAATCCCCCATCAGCCTCACCGGTTGTTACCAGCCAGAGCGTCTGCTCGGCACCTCTGGAAAATGGTGCCCTGTAGCCCACTCCGATGTGAGTATGAACTGCAAGAAACTGCCCTGGGTAGCGCATCGCGATTTGATTTGAGAAGAATGCGCCCCGGGAGATTCCGTAGAGAAGCATGCCATCGTTGGGCAACTTGTGCTCAGACGCAATCTTTCCAACACCTTCTCTCCAAGCTTCACCAAAGACACTGAACTTACGCTGCAGTTCATTCTCCATCTCAGGTGTCAAGGTGTCGATCCTGGTGTTAGGTGGAAGCAAGTGAGCCGTATTCCAGGTTATCATCGCAAGGCCGCTTCGATCAGCAAACCTCACCAGATAGTCGTCAGTGCTCTTGAGTTTGTTGACCAGCGAAGTGTCCTCCTGCTGCCAGGTGCAGAAACAGAGGATCCCGTTGGGACTCTGGCCTTTTGGAATCGATCCTGGCACCCTAACGAACAAATTCAGCTCAGGCATCTCCGGGAGCT contains these protein-coding regions:
- a CDS encoding endonuclease/exonuclease/phosphatase family protein translates to MQNMWRLIFLGLLVAISTPGYASEVVRLVTWNLKWFPGERPNATQDEKDRHFLEVAAVMPQFRADVLVLQEVRDQDSAEKLAKLMPGFQVHVVSRFKDEVGGAVGLQQIAIMSRFAADGAWAESWKRGWANAPRGYAYAKLIVEGRPLHVYGLHLKSNLGDPIKNTSKREDAVEQLLGHIKDQCKAGEPIVVVGDFNTSKEQVNLAGDRTLLKLEEQVSPGTSKPATDGRNRPARQIYITRAGHLNITLLNTSLSTSCEMGLKG
- a CDS encoding RHS repeat protein — encoded protein: MKGSLLVLLGLFVSSLAHAAVPPVFKYLNNALWSADRQGCFSKWWLCDEKITLDEATELPVRFLFNSKPRYVSDGCLGYGWWFPLLESTVTQSDETEVTVHSPGGFVYRLFRDPKKPDAYDSLDAAIAGKLLPGDAFEVVDKKEGWKFRYHKGRIVEATTPKGDELRWAYDGTRVGKISSKKKGDLLTARYGPTGHLERFELVPNKYWTEFGYTEFPVMAKALGKALPVRMLPSVGSIKDNQDYQGKIGYRPDEDGLLQAMSLEEQLGKGKQHDETFKWNVGSGAIASDGNRTYNVEIPEGVAAGARAKIVATDRDGKRESYSYDEKTGIWEHGLPDGSVKRTYFMLTPGMGYGKARKIETIEKGSTEPRLLALASFDNQGRTIRERIADALETTQYGAGLSRVVTKRDAGGSSILQVLKYDSLGRLVEKTEKNETRTDYVYEGASPLLHERITHLASGLKREIFDDRGDVVRCEYPDGSAEVMTYLSRGQLSRHVLRSGAIREFKYSGSKQISRLLNGKLTWSLMQHSQTGALYEVNFGSDGMARSIYDTASKRLLGFRESRMFAQLLVAVEAEAVKK
- a CDS encoding O-antigen ligase family protein — its product is MRDYFFEGVRRLDWGLGNPNFTGALIATLMISLWIAAYLWKYGFWLSLSANAVLGACLVHTYSRGSVVALVGGTIVLVCCVRRWPANRIIACVVTAAALVGYSGYLGASKRYEPGFVAQDGSVVNRWAIYEKVPRMMWDAPEGWGAGRASDAYRQWYQETGRLEKYRQLVSSHLTWLVEFGWGIRIAYVLSWAAVIVLCFPGRAQHWLSVPLAVWICFGLSASFSDTAHQPWLWIVPTLSLVCVVVARVVVADWPSGILFAVSAVAGMMLLGVLAVLGGMGKGHLELALRQGIVTIGKGGEQLSVFVAKPDQAVLGAFYGHKLRSAAEDSNLAPRFHIQWKEHSRNIQDVDIAVVSGVGVAEEKLQFNPVAARRIWLINPGNPSNTVFEQLKEHGEVHVLLGAFWTGEAKLFWEPQGIASKRFTIEPCPLAGQYVPNWLTAVLSVEGATF